A single genomic interval of Arachis duranensis cultivar V14167 chromosome 7, aradu.V14167.gnm2.J7QH, whole genome shotgun sequence harbors:
- the LOC127740470 gene encoding uncharacterized protein LOC127740470: MFNTSSNARFCTHFYCIPPRLMAIILTDVNIERFAGTNTGFVPVLSKFMGRGQHWFDAEKAKKVDYWFVPVCRDDHWWLYVLHRKTDNLWVLDSMHNSPHSERREKIDKYVGFLLQELAATVDPNVVFTAEGYEC, encoded by the exons ATGTTCAATACTTCGAGCAACGCAAGGTTCTGCACGCATTTTTACTGTATTCCACCGAGACTAATG GCCATAATATTGACTGATGTTAACATTGAACGATTTGCCGGGACGAACACTGGTTTTGTCCCTGTTCTTAGCAAATTCATGGGCCGCGGGCAGCACTGGTTTGATGCGGAGAAAGCGAAAAAAGTTGATTAT TGGTTTGTTCCAGTGTGCCGAGATGATCACTGGTGGCTATATGTACTCCACCGGAAGACTGATAACCTATGGGTGTTAGACTCTATGCACAATAGCCCACACTCGGAGCGCCgagagaaaatagataaatatgta GGCTTTCTTCTCCAAGAGTTGGCAGCAACTGTAGACCCGAATGTAGTATTCACAGCTGAGGGCTATGAATGTTGA
- the LOC127740587 gene encoding uncharacterized protein LOC127740587 codes for MLIAKCFFFPSPKATVSDIHIRAAIDVSNPRKMYWARYIYDFLIEGVLRFQDVGKKTVDGCMFALLIIYLHANKHGDLGRYNGREPWIRDWSLVDLKKMDEEESTSHSGLLNLIGKMYGSSKKHNRVSKRRCIKKKTKSDRKTRKEAPTVDENETDIPADNESLAGFDQQPSKKRQFKDLLLLL; via the exons ATGTTGATAGCCAAGTGTTTCTTCTTTCCCTCGCCGAAAGCCACTGTTTCAGACATACATATACGCGCTGCCATTGATGTATCGAACCCAAGGAAGATGTATTGGGCGAGGtacatttatgattttttaattgaaGGAGTTCTGAGGTTTCAGGATGTAGGGAAGAAAACAGTTGATGGATGTATGTTCGCATTATTG ATTATATATCTCCATGCTAACAAGCATGGAGATTTAGGAAGATATAATGGGAGAGAACCGTGGATCAGAGACTGGTCGCTTGTTGATCTGAAGAAGATGGATGAAGAGGAAAGCACATCTCACTCG GGGCTTCTAAATTTAATTGGAAAGATGTATGGGTCATCGAAAAAGCACAATCGTGTATCAAAGAGAAGATGCATCAAGAAAAAAACAAAGTCTGATAGAAAGACTCGTAAAGAAGCTCCCACGGTAGATGAAAACGAGACCGACATACCGGCTGACAATGAATCACTTGCTGGATTTGATCAACAACCTTCCAAAAAAAGGCAATTCAAAGATTTATTACTTTTGTTATAA